The following proteins are co-located in the Microcystis wesenbergii NRERC-220 genome:
- a CDS encoding HEAT repeat domain-containing protein encodes MLPTVETLIIAVEKADSANELLTAVENLAAAKSEAAIPTLTDVLRYNNPGASVAAVDGLIAIGKAAVPYLLANLDGYNYGARAWATRALAGIGDVRGLDLLLEAAVSDFSFSVRRGAARGLGNIIWSDLEESRVSEAQKAVFAALEKLSQGDPEWVVRYAAIVGLEGLGTAAAAFRGAIRELLGQIRETEAEIVVRLRADQALEHLQ; translated from the coding sequence ATGCTTCCCACCGTTGAGACTTTAATTATTGCCGTCGAAAAAGCCGACTCAGCTAATGAGTTACTAACCGCCGTGGAAAACTTAGCCGCCGCCAAAAGTGAAGCGGCAATACCCACCCTTACCGATGTCCTGAGATATAATAACCCCGGTGCCTCCGTGGCAGCCGTGGACGGTTTAATCGCCATCGGCAAAGCGGCGGTTCCCTATTTACTAGCCAACCTAGACGGTTATAATTATGGGGCGAGAGCTTGGGCAACCCGCGCCCTAGCAGGAATTGGCGATGTGCGAGGATTGGACTTATTACTTGAGGCGGCGGTGAGTGATTTTTCCTTTAGCGTGCGGCGAGGGGCGGCTAGAGGCTTAGGAAATATAATTTGGTCTGATTTGGAGGAAAGTCGGGTTTCTGAGGCTCAGAAGGCTGTTTTTGCGGCACTGGAGAAACTTTCGCAAGGGGATCCAGAGTGGGTGGTTAGATATGCGGCGATTGTCGGATTGGAGGGGTTAGGAACTGCGGCGGCGGCATTTCGCGGGGCGATTCGGGAACTTTTAGGACAGATTCGGGAGACGGAAGCGGAAATAGTGGTAAGATTGCGCGCCGATCAAGCTCTGGAACACTTACAATAA
- a CDS encoding ABC transporter permease, with the protein MKYWQEILAIAQRILVELIRRGRSLILWGIFPILVLLLNGYIMAEKGKIELAEAMALATPPTLVGAALFFSCLGGTVATVVAEREQQTIKRLFLSPLSGVSYFIGIFLAHCAIAACQTVLVYSIAKQYGATFKGSIPLELLIIFLSITAYVGLGFILGTQLAKRTEDVNALVGTFGVPLLILGGVFLPTALFPDNILSLAKYNPIYHMNEALIAVWAKGENLQDISSHFRFLCLFALAMVAGGWLTYRQMLNLERRL; encoded by the coding sequence ATGAAATATTGGCAGGAAATTTTAGCGATCGCTCAACGAATTTTAGTAGAATTAATCCGGCGCGGGCGTAGCTTAATCCTCTGGGGTATTTTCCCGATCCTTGTCCTGCTCTTAAATGGCTATATTATGGCAGAAAAAGGCAAAATTGAGCTTGCCGAGGCGATGGCTCTGGCTACTCCTCCCACCCTCGTCGGGGCGGCACTTTTCTTTAGTTGTTTGGGGGGAACCGTGGCGACGGTAGTGGCAGAAAGGGAACAACAAACGATTAAACGGTTATTTTTATCGCCTTTAAGCGGTGTTTCCTATTTTATCGGCATTTTTCTCGCCCATTGTGCGATTGCCGCCTGTCAGACAGTTTTAGTTTATTCTATTGCTAAACAGTATGGAGCCACTTTTAAAGGCTCAATTCCTCTAGAATTATTAATTATTTTTCTTAGTATCACCGCCTATGTGGGTTTAGGATTTATCCTCGGTACTCAACTGGCGAAAAGAACAGAAGATGTTAATGCTTTGGTGGGAACTTTTGGGGTTCCTTTATTAATTTTAGGCGGCGTTTTTCTTCCGACTGCTTTATTCCCCGACAATATTCTATCTCTGGCTAAATATAACCCGATCTACCACATGAATGAAGCTTTAATTGCTGTTTGGGCAAAGGGCGAAAATCTGCAAGATATTAGCTCTCATTTTCGCTTTCTCTGTCTTTTTGCTCTAGCTATGGTAGCAGGTGGTTGGCTTACCTATCGACAAATGTTGAACCTTGAACGGCGACTGTAA
- a CDS encoding ABC transporter ATP-binding protein: MLTINNVKKNYGRRLVLDQLNFHIEAGEIYGLLGPNGAGKTTTINLICNLLKPSSGEITFNYLPISRVTKELIGVAPQENLLYKSLTCEENLNFFAQIYGLDRLQRRHRIKASLSAVNLLDRARSPVETLSGGMQRRMNIAVAIVHQPKLLILDEPTTGLDIESRYEIWDLIGELRRQGMTILLTTHLLDEAQRLCQRIGILKQGRIIAEGNLNQLRQHIPAKEIIIMDTRDQEAAINRGKQLGFTPKFYGKDLAFWLDEHLELSEIIRAFDGINIDSLARQTIQLEHIYMEIMNQF, encoded by the coding sequence ATGCTGACTATCAATAATGTCAAAAAGAATTACGGAAGACGCTTAGTATTAGATCAATTAAACTTTCATATTGAAGCGGGGGAAATTTACGGTTTACTCGGTCCCAATGGTGCGGGAAAAACCACCACTATTAACTTAATTTGTAATTTATTAAAACCCTCATCGGGAGAAATTACCTTTAATTATTTGCCAATTTCCAGAGTTACTAAAGAATTAATTGGGGTTGCCCCGCAAGAAAATTTATTGTACAAATCCCTTACTTGTGAGGAAAATCTCAACTTTTTTGCTCAGATTTATGGACTTGATCGTCTCCAGCGTCGTCATCGGATTAAAGCCAGTTTATCGGCAGTAAATTTGCTTGATCGCGCCCGTAGTCCGGTGGAAACTTTAAGCGGTGGAATGCAGCGCCGGATGAATATTGCCGTGGCTATTGTTCATCAGCCAAAATTATTAATTCTCGATGAACCAACTACCGGTTTAGACATCGAATCTCGCTATGAAATTTGGGATTTAATCGGAGAATTACGGCGCCAGGGAATGACAATTTTATTAACTACCCATCTCCTCGATGAAGCACAGCGTCTCTGTCAACGTATCGGGATTTTAAAACAAGGTCGTATTATTGCCGAAGGTAATTTAAATCAGCTGCGTCAGCACATTCCTGCGAAAGAAATTATTATCATGGATACCCGGGATCAAGAAGCGGCCATAAATCGAGGTAAACAATTAGGATTTACTCCCAAATTTTACGGTAAAGATTTAGCTTTTTGGTTAGATGAACATCTAGAATTAAGCGAGATTATTCGGGCATTCGATGGCATTAATATTGATTCTCTCGCCCGTCAGACAATACAGTTAGAACATATTTATATGGAAATTATGAATCAATTTTAA
- a CDS encoding TspO/MBR family protein has translation MIPSWLLIGVVGFLVALAGGLLNSRDVRWFARLRRPDWLTFERLIPLIWTIIYICGAISAYLVWEAQPANKWFLMAFYLLVELTITAYTPVTCKLRSLKAGTIIGGTGFFLGCLLALLVFPVSSWAGILLLPYLIWSPIGTYVTWEMIHLNPRDV, from the coding sequence ATGATTCCTTCTTGGTTGCTTATCGGTGTCGTCGGATTTTTGGTCGCGTTAGCTGGGGGATTACTCAATTCTCGCGATGTACGTTGGTTTGCGCGCTTGCGTCGTCCCGATTGGTTAACCTTTGAAAGATTAATCCCTCTTATCTGGACAATTATCTATATTTGTGGGGCAATTTCTGCTTATTTAGTCTGGGAAGCTCAACCGGCTAATAAGTGGTTTTTGATGGCTTTTTATCTGTTGGTGGAATTGACTATTACTGCCTATACTCCTGTCACCTGTAAACTACGCAGTCTCAAAGCGGGAACGATTATCGGTGGTACGGGTTTTTTCTTGGGTTGTCTTCTGGCGCTATTGGTTTTCCCTGTTTCTTCTTGGGCAGGCATCCTACTTTTACCCTACCTGATCTGGAGTCCGATCGGTACCTATGTGACTTGGGAAATGATCCATCTCAATCCTCGGGATGTCTAG
- a CDS encoding translation initiation factor has product MSKSQEKNRIAYQEWGDQSNSQAFERSIPELPPNQQNLRVQTSRSGRAGKTVTIVTGFQCQTETLTKLLKQLKTACGTGGTVKENTIEIQGDHRQKILQILIESGYKAKISGG; this is encoded by the coding sequence ATGAGTAAATCTCAGGAAAAAAACCGGATTGCCTACCAGGAATGGGGAGATCAAAGTAATTCTCAAGCTTTTGAACGTTCCATTCCTGAATTACCCCCGAATCAGCAGAATTTACGAGTACAAACCTCCCGCTCTGGTCGGGCGGGAAAGACCGTTACCATAGTTACAGGTTTTCAATGTCAAACCGAAACTCTGACTAAATTATTAAAACAGTTAAAAACCGCTTGCGGAACGGGTGGTACAGTTAAAGAAAATACCATTGAGATCCAAGGAGATCATCGCCAAAAAATCCTACAAATTCTCATTGAATCGGGTTACAAAGCCAAAATTAGCGGAGGATAG
- a CDS encoding phosphoribosyltransferase, with protein sequence MADVYVSWDEYHRLIEKLAVKIDRSGWQFHQIVCLAKGGLRVGDILCRLFRQPLAILYAASYGGQNQQIQGELTISSNLAMIETKLDSPLLLVDDLVDSGITLQKTSILLQEKYGITNIKTAVIWYKAASIIKPDYYVEYYPDNPWIHQPFERYQLITPKDLLV encoded by the coding sequence ATGGCCGATGTCTATGTTTCTTGGGATGAATACCATCGTCTGATCGAAAAATTAGCGGTAAAAATCGATCGTTCTGGTTGGCAATTTCATCAGATTGTCTGTTTAGCCAAGGGAGGATTGCGCGTCGGTGACATTCTCTGTCGTCTTTTTCGTCAACCCCTAGCCATTCTCTACGCCGCTTCCTACGGGGGGCAAAATCAGCAAATTCAGGGAGAATTAACTATTTCCTCGAATTTAGCCATGATCGAGACCAAATTGGACAGTCCCTTGTTATTAGTGGATGATTTGGTCGATTCGGGCATCACTCTCCAAAAAACCTCGATTTTGTTACAGGAAAAATACGGGATTACCAATATCAAAACTGCGGTGATCTGGTACAAAGCAGCATCAATAATCAAACCTGACTATTATGTGGAATATTACCCGGATAATCCTTGGATTCATCAACCCTTCGAGCGTTACCAGCTAATTACACCCAAAGACCTCCTCGTATAG